The sequence CCCAAATCAAGAAGATACTTTCTGCTACTTTCTTGACGAAACGCCCCAATCCCTGGCAGGACTATCTTTATCCCCGGATCTGGGATATACTTTGATTGATAGCGAATTATTAATTTATGGTTGCTACATAGAAAGTTTTTTGAAAAAAGCGGGCAGTCTCAACCACAAAATCCTACTCGATCTTAATAATCCTCATATCGTCCATCAATATAGAGACCGCGTTTGGTCCTTGTTTCCCTATATAGACGTTCTCTTTTTATCAGAAGAGTCAACGCAGTCGTTAACAGGGATGTCTAACACCATTTTAGGTAGACGCCTGCTTTCCCGTATGATTCCGACGGTGTTTGTACAAAACATAGCGGAAGAGAAGTCGCAAATCTATTTTATCCAACATGGTAAAGAAACCCTGTATTCCTCCACACAGGAATTACAACAAATCATTTTCGCGTTTCTCTTTGGTTATATCAACGATAATGTAATGGATTACTGTTTTCATGCAGGGGATCTCTTACTAGAAAATGCCTAATTTCTTCTCCACAAGCTCAGGAAGCTGTTTTTGTAATTCTAAAACTGAAAAATAACTTTTCCATATTAGAATAATTTTTTTGAATATCAGATGATTATACTCTAATTCTCTTCTAAAAATAAGCCCTTGCAAACAAAGGGATCCTTACTCTATATTTTCCCCCTTATAGTAGTTAGGTTGAATTGAGAAGGATACATGCCAACCATTAATCAATTAATACGTAAAAAGCGTCAATCTAGCGCGTCTAGAAAGAAATCTCCAGCCTTGCAGAAATGCCCACAACGACGTGGTGTATGTCTACAAGTAAAGACAAAGACTCCTAAAAAGCCGAACTCAGCTTTACGTAAAGTTGCTTGGGTGCGTTTGTCTAATGGTCAAGAAGTCATCGCCTACATTGGTGGTGAGGGCCATAATTTGCAAGAGCACAGCATCGTGTTGGTTCAAGGTGGCAGGGTTAAAGATTTACCTGGTGTCCGTTATCACATCGTTCGCGGAGCCCTAGATTGCGCTGCTGTCAAAAATAGAAAACAAAGCCGTTCTCGATACGGAGCAAAGCGTCCTAAGTAGGACTATTCTTTATTTAGGAATGAGAAGTTAGAGGTTAATTTATATGTCAAGACGACATGCCGCTGAGAAAAAAGTCATCCCAACAGATCCTATCTATGGAAGTGTGACTCTGGAAAGATTCATTAATAAAGTTAT is a genomic window of Chlamydia psittaci 6BC containing:
- the rpsL gene encoding 30S ribosomal protein S12 — translated: MPTINQLIRKKRQSSASRKKSPALQKCPQRRGVCLQVKTKTPKKPNSALRKVAWVRLSNGQEVIAYIGGEGHNLQEHSIVLVQGGRVKDLPGVRYHIVRGALDCAAVKNRKQSRSRYGAKRPK